Below is a window of Sulfitobacter sp. SK012 DNA.
TATGGTGTTTGGCTCCGCAATTGGTCCTGGGGTTACGGGCGTGCTCATTGATTTGGGGATCGTCTTTCCCGAGCAAATGTTGCCGATTTCGTTGTTCTACGTGGGGGCGGCAATACTCGCCGCCATAGGCATCATCCGGTACCAGCGCAGCTTACCGCTGCCTGCGTAGATAGACGTAATAAGCACCGCCGCCGCCATGACTGATGTGCGCCTGCGCGATCTGCAAGACCGCTGACGACAACGGCGGCATCTTGAGCCATTGCGGTACTTGATGGCGCAAAACGCCGTGGCGCACCGGGATTGGCCCCCCCTCATCGCGCTGCTTGCCCTTGCCAGTAATGACAAGAACGAGCCTCTTACCATCCGCATGGGCAGACAGAATAAAACGAGTCAACGTAGGATGCGCGCGGTCCAACGTCATACCGTGCAAATCAATGCGGCCTTCGGGTTTGATCTTGCCACGTTTAAGTTTGCCGAATGACTTCTGATCCATCGCGACAGGGGATTTCCGGATTTGATCGTCTATTGCAGGGATCAAATCATTGGGCCGTGCTTTCAGTTTTGGTTGCGGCTTACCCATGATCACCGACTTAGCTTTTCGTAGTGCAGGCGCTGGTGGTGCTGGCAATGCGGTGTCAGGATCAAAACTACGCGTTTGGTTGAGGCGCTCGGTCCGCTCCGCAACTTGCTGCCACAGCGCCACTTCTTCAGGCGCTAGCCTCCGCCGCCTCATATTGCGGGCTCTGGAAGCAATGCGTAGGCCCGTTGAATAGGCATAAGCACAATCATCCGGCCAGCGTCACGCAATTCACCCGCAGCACGGCCCGCTTTATCCCCGGTGCCAAAAAAAACGTCCGCCCTTTGTGATCCTTTGATTGCGGACCCGGTATCTTGGGCGACCATCAACCGACGCAGTGGCTTTTTACCTTCTTTTTCGATCCAAACCGGGGCGCCCAACGGGACAAATGCGGGATCAACCGCAACTGTCCGCATTGTGGTAACCGACCGGTTCATGGCGCCCAATGGCCCTTTGTCTGCGGGAACCTGACTTACCTCTCGAAAAAAGACGTAGGAATTGTTGTGAAGCAACAGTTCGCGGCCTTCCTCGGGGTTGCGCCGCACCCAGTTCTTGATGACCTCTGCGCTGACTTGATGCGCGTCATAGATACCACGCCGTACCAGCTCTACGCCGATAGACCGATAGTTATGCCCGTTCGATCCGCGATACCCGACCCGTAGACCCCCTCCGTTGGGAAGTCGAACACGACCGGAGCCTTGGATTTGCAAAAAGAAAAGCTCAACCGGGTCATCGACCCAAGCGATTTCAAGGCCACGCCCCGCCATGACACCGCTTTCGAGAATATCGCGCCGTGTCAGCCATGGACTAGAACTCAAGGCCTCATTTGGCATCTTATAGATCGGATATTGATAACGCGATGAACGGCTCAAAGCCCCGTCAAGCTCAGGTTCAAAGTATCCGGTGAACATAGCCTCGCTACCGTCATCAATTAAAACGGGACGGAAAAGTAGCTCGAAAAAGCTGCGGGGATCGGGATTTGCGTCAGCGTACGAACAAAGCGCGCGCCAATCGGGGTCTTTCATGTCGCGGCACGTGCTGAGAAAGACGGCGAGGGCAGCGGCGTGATCGTCGTCGACCCAACCCTCCAAGTCCTCAAAACTCAGGATGTCATACCGCACATCGGCAGCCGAGGGGCCCGCCATCAGCGTGGCCCCCATGATCGCCAATACGCCAAAAACATGGCTTAGCCGTCTGTAGAGACCAAGAGCCAATTTGGATCATCCGAACCCATTATGCGGGCAAACGCCCACGTGTCTTTTTGCTTTTTGATTTCTGTAAGGCTGCCCTCAATGATGTCACCGCCCTCGTCACGCACGGCCGAGTTCAATTCAGCCACGAAGCGGATTGTTATCTCAGCTTCGTTGGTTTTGGGGTCGAGGGTCGCATTGGCAAGGCTCATCTCGCGCACACCGATAAAGTTTGCTTCGATGGTCAGACCTTGATCTTCGCGTGCTGAAACGCCTTCGACAAAGCTCTCGTAGACCGGCTCAGAGAGAAATGGCTGAATTTCATCTAGATCACCGTGTTCGTAGCCCATCACAATCATCTCATAAGCACCACGCGCGCCGCCGAGGAAATCACCCACGTGAAACGACGGTTCGATCCGTTTCATTTCAGCCAATGCTTTCGCTTCATCGGAGCCTTCATCGACATGATCGGTGATATCCAGATCAGGTCCGCCTTCGATCACCTCAAGTGCGGGGCCGGGACGGCGGGTGGTATCGGACAGAGGCACAGGCGGTTTTTCAAAGCCTTCACGTGTTCCAAGGACGTTCTTTAGGCGTAGGATCAGGAACACGGCAATTCCTGCCAGCACCAAAAGCTGAATGAGCGGCGAATTCATAGGGACCTCGTTGAAGATGAAGCGTGGAAAAAAGCGTCTAGGCAACTTATGTAGGTTGTCGATGGGGCCAAGTCCACTGCTCGGCCCCCGGAAAGGACATACTCATGTGGCTTCTGATCGCGTTTATTGCCGTACCGGTGATCGAGATTGCGTTATTCATTCAGGTAGGCGGGTTTATTGGGCTTTTTCCAACCCTGCTGATTGTTGTGTTCACAGCTATGTTAGGTGCTTATTTGGTCCGCAGTCAGGGCCTTATGGCCATGAGCGAGGTCCGATCATCGATTTCTGACATGCGTGATCCCACAGAATCTTTGATGAGTGGGGCCATGATCTTATTTGCAGGCGCACTCTTGCTCACGCCCGGGTTTTTTACGGACGCCGTTGGGTTTAGCTTGTTGGTCCCACAGATCAGACAAGCGCTTTACCACGCGATACGTGCTCGTGTGAAAATCCAGAGCTTTGGCCAAAACGCAGGTGCACAACCACGAGGTCCGGGCCAACGCGCCAAGGATGGCGATGTGATCGAAGGCGACTATGTAGAGATTCCTGAGGAGGACGACGCGCCCAAAGGGCCTTCCGGTTGGACAAAGCATTGAGCGACACGCAGCAACCTGCTAGGACGCAGCAGATTTATTTCCAACCTCCAAAGGGAGACACCCATGGCTGAGGCCGAAGCAGCAACACCCACCGCACCACAAATGCGTGTGTTGGGTCAATTTATCCGCGATCTGTCATTTGAAAACATCATGGCACAAAAAGGCGCGCCAGCCGATGTGCAACCAGATGTGCAGATGCAGATCAATCTGGAGCCCAAGAAGCGCCCAGCAGAAAATCAGTATGAGACGGCGATCAAGTTGAACGTCACCTCAAAGGCAAAGGACGCCGATACCGTTCTTTTCGCACTAGAGATTGATTATGTTGGTATTTTTCACATCGAGGGCGTGCCAGAAGATCAAATGCACCCGTTCTTGATGATCGAATGCCCTCGGATGATTTTCCCATTCCTGCGCCGCATTGTCAGCGACATCACCCGCGATGGCGGCTTCCCGCCGCTGAACTTGGAAAACATCGATTTCGTAACGCTTTACCGCAATGAAGTCGCACGGCTTCAGGCAGAGCAAAAGGGCAAGGCAGACGCCTAAGCCTTTACGACTTTAGCCACAACACATCGCCGCCCAATTTGCTGACAAACTCAGCATGGGCGGCGTTTTCTGTTTCAGTGATGCGTTCTGGCAAAGGCATCGGGCGTGATCGCGGCGTCCACTGGGTTGAGGTCTCACCAGCTTTTTGCTGTGGTTTGGTCGAAAGTCCGAAATCAGGCTGCTTACCGCCGATCAGCTCAAGGTAAACCTCGGCCAAAATTTCACTGTCCAATAACGCGCCGTGCAGTGTTCGCGATGCATTGTCGATATTGAAACGCCGACAAAGCGCATCCAGCGAGGAAGGTGAGCCTGGGAACTTCTTGCGGGCCATGGCGAGCGTATCAATTGCCTGTTCCCATGGGATCAGAGGCAAACCCATCCATTTCAGTTCAGCATTGAGGAACTTAATGTCGAAACTTGCGTTATGGATCACCAGCTTTGACTCGCCGATGAAATCAAGAAAGGCCTGACCCACCGCTGCAAACTTTGGTCTATCCCGCAGGAAATCATCCCCCAGCCCGTGAACTTGAAAAGCTTCATCTGGCATGCCGCGCTCGGGGTTGATATATTCGTGAAACGTCTTGCCGGTAGCCATATGGCCCATCAGCTCAACCGCGCCGATTTCTACGATACGGTCGCCCGAATTGGGGTCGAATCCGGTGGTTTCTGTATCAAGGACGATCTCACGCATGGGACAGTTGGCTCCTGATTTTCATAACAATGTTGTGGACCTCACGTGCGGCCTCTTCAAGCGTATCAGTAGGGATTACATAGTCTGCAAGCTTACATTTTTCCGCAGCTGGTATCTGTTTGGCCCGGATCGACATAAATTGATCATAGGTCATTGTGCCTCGCTCCATTACGCGGGCTTCTTGAACGTCATCATTCACAAAAACGCAGGCGGTGGCATCCATAGCGATATTGCCGCCGGTTTCAAACAATAGGGGGATGTCAAAAACGACGATATCAGTGGTGGCCTGTGAAATGAACTCGGCCCTGTCTTGGGCGACCAAGGGGTGCACGATACGCTCGATTTGCTTGAGCGCGGCCGGATTCAACGAGATGATTTCTTTGAGCGCGGGTCGCGAAACGGCATCGTCCACAATTGCATCTGGGAAAGCATCTTTCATCTGCGATACAGCACCACCTCCAACCGCGTAAAGCCGGTGCACGGCGGCGTCCGCATCCCAAACGGCACAGCCCAAATCAGCAAACATCGAAGCGGCCGTCGATTTCCCCATACCGATCGATCCTGTGAGACCCAGCAGAAACATCAGCGCAAAGCGGCAGCACGTGTGGCGCGGTCTACTTCTGGACGGCGACCGAACCAACGTTCAAACGCAGGCACCGCCTGATGTAGGAGCATACCAAGGCCATCGACAGTAACGCAGCCCATCTGTTCTGCGGTTTCTAAAAACGATGTCTTTAGAGGCGCGTAAACGAGATCAGTCACAACTGTACCGGCGCGCAAACCGTCCAATGGAACACGCAATTCACTTTTGCCAATCATGCCAAGCGATGTGGTATTTACCACAAGTGCGGCTTCATCCAGCATGTTGCCTGCTTGCACCCAGTCAAAAATCTTCAAACGACTGCCGAAATCAGATTTAAGCCTCTCGGCGCGGACGCGTGTCCGATTCGACAAAAGTATTTCCGGAACACCGGCTTCAATCAAAGAAGCGATGACCGCGCGGGCAGAACCGCCGGCCCCAAGAACCGCGGCGGGGCCGGAACTTGGGTCCCAAGTGGGTGCATTATGGCGCAAGTTCTCTGTAAAACCGTATCCGTCAGTGTTGTCTGCCTGCAGCTTTCCATCTTTGCGGAAAATAAGCGTGTTCGCGGCACCAATCAGGGTTGCCCGATCCGTCACCAGATCTGCAAGCTCCAGCACGGACTCTTTGTGCGGAATTGTGACGTTAGCACCAACAAAGCCCATTTTAGGGAGCGTCTCTAGTACCGTTTTAAGATCGCACACCTCAACGTGCATTGGAATGTAGTGGCCAGCAATACCGTAGGTCTTAAGCCAGTGGCGGTGTATTTGTGGCGACTTGGATTGCGCGATAGGGCACCCGATTACGCCGGCAATTGGTATACGTTGCGGGGCCGCTGAGGGGTCTTTCATTGAGCAATGTCTCCGCGCAGGGTTAGATAATTGAGTATCTCCAGAAGTGGCATACCCAGAACGTTAAAGTAATCCCCTTCGACGCTGGTGAAAAGCCGAACTCCTTCTTCCTCCAGCTTGTAGGCACCCACCGCATGCTGAATGCTGTCCCAATTTCGAGTTACATAGTCATCTATGTAGTCGTCTGATGCTTCGCGCATCCGCAGGCGAACCTGACCGACATGGCGCCAAAGAGGCTTGCCGTCTTCATAGATCACCGCGGCAGACAACAACATGTGACGGTTGCCACGTAATGTCTTAAGCTGAGCAATGGCTTCGGTTTGGTTTTTTGGTTTGCTGAACATCTGACCGGCGAAATCAAGAACTTGATCACATGCAATGACCAAGGCACCGGGGTTCTTTTCACTAACCTTAGCTGCCTTCAGCCCGGCAAGCGCATCCGCAATATCCCGGGGTGGTGCAGATTCTGCGATCATCGCGTCCTTGATCATCTCTTCATCAACCCGAGCGATGATCACCTGATGCGGTACGCATGCTTGGTGCAAAAGCTGCGACCTAATTTTGGAACCTGAGGCAAGTATGATCTGCGACGCCATGTGGATAAGCCTTGTACAAGGTTCGGGATGTAAGGTGGACTTGTTGTCCGGAATCTGGGGTTCGAGCGCAAGTCAGGAAAACTCGGCGATTTATGCAGTTCTCTGCAAGTTTTATCCCTGCGTGGATAAGGATAAAAACGGCTTGTGGCAAACTCTCGGTCTACAAAGATTATTCACAGAGATGCACACAGCCAAAAACTCAAAATTATCTTTTAAGCATCTGATTTTATTACTTTAAAACAGATACCTTCTAGATAATCACATCACCTATTTTCGCTAACTAACAGGGGGACATCTCTGGGGATAACACAATAATCCACAGAAAATGCCTTCCCTACTTACATCATCAATCTTTCCTTCTTCTTATATTATATTAAGAAGGGCCGAGACAGGAAGGATGCCCCGTGACCGATTTTCTCAGCCTTGCTTATCCCTGGATCAAGGGTTTCCATATCATGGCAGTGATATCATGGATGGCCGGGCTGTTCTATCTTCCGAGGCTTTTGGTGCACCACACAGAGCGTGTTGGTCTGAGTGGTGAAACCCATGAGCTGTTTAGCATGATGGAATTTAAGCTTTCAAAAGTGATTATGGGACCGGCGATGTTGGCCACTTGGTTCTTTGGGCTGCTATTAGTTCTGACTCCGGGCGTTGTTGATTGGTCAGCAGTATGGCCTTGGACAAAGATGTTGGGGGTTCTGGCCATGTCTGGTTTTCATATTTGGCTCGAGGGGCGTGTTAAGAGCTTTGGGCGCGGTGAAAATACGCTCAGCGGCAAACAATACCGAATGTTGAATGAAGTACCGACGGTGCTGATGATCGTGATCGTACTGTCAGTGACCGTGAAGTTCTGAGTGATTGACTAAATGGACCGGTTTGCTTACATGGCAGTCACCGCCCCATTCGGGGATGGCGCAACATTGAAATTTTTGAATATGACCAGCCCGCCCATTGGCGTGGCTTTGGCGCGGGTACTTCCATGACCACTGAAATTGATACACTGAACCTTGCCGATCTTAAGGCACAATCCCCTAAAAACCTTTTGTCGATGGCCGAAGAGCTTGAGATCGAGAACGCTTCGACCATGCGTAAGGGCGAGATGATGTTCCAAATCCTGCGCGAGCGGGCGGATGAAGGTTGGGAAATTTCGGGTGATGGCGTGCTTGAAGTCCTGCAGGACGGGTTTGGCTTTCTGCGTTCGCCTGAAGCGAACTATCTGCCAGGCCCAGATGACATTTATCTGTCTCCGGACATGATCCGCCAACATTCGCTGCGTACTGGGGATACCATTGAGGGGCTCATTAAGGCCCCTGACGACACCGAGCGTTACTTTGCCCTGATCGAGGTAACCAAAATCAACTTTGAAGACCCTGAGAAGGCGCGTCACAAAGTTGCCTTTGAGAACCTTACACCACTCTATCCGGATGAACGGATGACTATGGAAGTTGATGATCCGACGATCAAAGACCGCTCAGCACGGATTATCGATCTGGTATCACCGATTGGCAAAGGCCAGCGTGCATTGATCGTAGCACCGCCGCGTACAGGTAAAACGGTTCTACTTCAGAACATTGCCAACAGCATCGAAAAGAACCACCCAGAGTGTTACTTGATCGTGTTGCTGATTGATGAACGTCCCGAAGAAGTCACGGACATGCAGCGTTCGGTCAAAGGTGAAGTTGTATCATCAACATTTGACGAACCGGCGACCCGTCACGTTGCGGTGTCTGACATGGTCATCGAAAAGGCCAAACGCCTTGTTGAGCATAAGCGTGACGTTGTTATCTTGCTTGATTCGATTACGCGTCTGGGCCGTGCATTCAACACTGTTGTTCCGTCATCAGGCAAGGTTTTGACCGGTGGTGTGGATGCGAATGCTTTGCAGCGTCCTAAGCGCTTCTTTGGTGCGGCGCGGAACATTGAAGAAGGTGGCTCGCTGACAATCATCGCGACGGCCTTGATTGATACGGGTTCACGCATGGACGAAGTGATCTTTGAAGAATTCAAAGGGACTGGTAACTCTGAAATCGTGCTGGATCGCAAGATCGCGGACAAGCGGGTCTTCCCGGCGATTGATATTCTGAAATCTGGCACCCGCAAAGAGGAACTGTTGGTTGATAAAATTGACCTGCAGAAAACCTTTGTGTTGCGCCGAATTCTGAATCCAATGGGAACGACAGATGCGATTGAATTCTTGGTATCCAAATTAAAGCAGACAAAAACGAATTCAGACTTCTTTGATTCGATGAATACCTAAATATTTCAAAGGCTTAGGTCTATGGAAACGATTTTTGCGCAGGCGACAGCGATGGGCCGAGCGGGTGTTAGTGTTGTCCGAATTTCGGGCCCTAACGCCCAATGTGCATGCCTGGCCCTTGCCGGTGATGTTCCAAAACCGCGATTTGCTGCGTACCGAAAGCTATGGGGCGCAGATGGCGACTTTGTTGACCAAGCGCTCGTATTCTTTTTTGAGAGCCCAGCCAGCTTTACAGGCGACGACGTTGTCGAACTTCATCTCCACGGCAGTATCGCGATTACTCGGCGAATTCTGACAGAACTATCGTTGATGGAGGGCTTTCGACTGGCCGAACCAGGTGAGTTTACACGCAAGGCATTAGAAAACGGAAAGCTGGACCTAACACAAGTCGAAGGCCTTTCTGACTTGATTGACGCGGAGACAGAGGCGCAAAGGAAGCAAGCGCTGCGCGTTTTGGACGGGGAATTGGGAGCGCAGGTTGAAATTTGGCGTTCAAAGCTCATACGCGCAGCAGCCCTTTTAGAGGCGACAATCGACTTTGCGGACGAAGATGTTCCTGTTGACGTTTCAAGCGAGGTCCGAGATTTGCTGGGTGGCGTCAGACAGGATCTGGAAGGGCAAATTGCGGGGACCTCTGCAGCGGAACGGATCCGATTGGGGTTCGAGGTTGCCATCATTGGTGAACCAAATGTGGGAAAATCAACGCTACTTAATAGACTTGCGGGTCGAGAGGCTGCGATTACATCTAACATTGCGGGGACTACCCGTGACGTAATTGAAGTCCGAATGGAAATCGGCGGCCTGCCGGTCACTTTGCTGGATACGGCTGGAATTCGTGAAAGCAGCGATGAGATAGAGAAGATTGGTATTGACCGAGCGTTATCGCGTGCTGGGAACGCTGATCTGCGTGTTGTCATGCTGGAGCAAGGATCTGCGGCTCCGGTTCGTCTAGAGACCAGCGATATTGTTATTCACCCTAAGGCCGATTTGACTGGCGAGCCGTTCCCGTTTGTATCCGGTTTGTCTGGTTCCGGAATTGACGAACTTTTGGCCCGGATCGGTCAGCGGCTGACAGAAATGGCAGCTGGCGCTGGGCTTGCAACTCATTTACGGCATTCTCAAGCCATGACAGATGCATTGGTCGGCCTATTGGCTTGTCTGGAGTTGCTAGATAGTGGTCCAGATGCTTATGATTTAGCGGCAGAAGAACTTCGGATTGGCGTTCGCTCGCTTGAGGCTCTTGTCGGGTTGATTGATGTTGAAACTCTGCTTGGCGAAATTTTTGCCAACTTTTGTGTTGGAAAGTGAGGAGTGTTTCACGTGAAACATTTTGATGTCTTAGTAATTGGCGGTGGTCACGCGGGTTCTGAAGCAGCCCATGCATCAGCTCGGATGGGTGCCCGAACCGTGCTAGTGACAATGTCGGCTAACACGATTGGCGTAATGTCCTGTAATCCAGCGATTGGCGGCCTTGGCAAAGGCCACCTTGTACGCGAAATTGATGCTTTTGATGGCATAATGGGTCGTGTCGCGGATACCGCAGGTATCCAATTCCGACTGCTAAACAGGCGCAAAGGTCCCGCTGTTCAGGGCCCAAGGGCTCAAGCAGACCGAAACTTGTATCGCGCTGGGATAATGGCAGAAATTGAGAATCAGCAAAACCTTGATGTCATTGAGGGCGAAGTTGTAGATTTCATGATGAATGGCGAGGCTGTTGGCGGTGTTGTCTTGGGAGATGGCTCTGAGATATCTTCACACTCGGTGATACTGACGGCCGGGACGTTTCTCCGTGGCGTTATTCACATTGGAGACGTTCAGCAAAGTGGCGGCCGTATAGGTGATAAGGCGTCTGTTGGGTTAGCCGCACGACTGGATGGTTTTGGATTTGATCTGGGTCGACTAAAAACAGGAACACCACCAAGGCTGGATGGCAAGACTATTGAATGGTCGAAGTTGGAATCTCAACCAGGGGACGCTGATCCCACCTTATTTTCCTTTATGAATAAAGGGTTGGTAGCTCGTCAAATTTCATGTGGGATCACTCATACAAATGAAAATACTCATGAGATCATTCGAAATAACCTAGGTCGCTCTGCTATGTACGGTGGTCATATTGACGGAATTGGCCCGAGATACTGCCCCTCAATCGAAGATAAAGTAGTTCGGTTTGCTGACAAAGACTCCCACCAAATATTCCTAGAGCCAGAAGGCCTCGATACATCGACGGTTTATCCCAACGGTATTTCGACGTCATTACCGGTGGATGTTCAAGAAGACTACGTACGTTCGATTTTTGGACTTGAGGGTGCAAACATTCTTCAACCGGGTTACGCGATTGAGTATGATTACATCGATCCTAGATCACTCAAGAACACATTGGAGCTGAAAAATGTTCCAGGGCTATACCTTGCCGGCCAAATTAATGGCACGACCGGATATGAAGAAGCAGCAGCGCAAGGCTTGGTCGCTGGATTGAACGCAGCCGCGTCCGCGATTGATCAAGATGCCATTCTGTTCAGTAGAACTGAGAGTTACATCGGTGTCATGATTGATGACCTTACAAGTCGGGGCGTGACAGAACCGTATAGAATGTTCACGTCGCGTGCTGAGTTCCGACTTTCACTGCGGGCGGATAATGCAGACCAGCGACTGACCCCGAAAGCGATTGATATTGGGTGTGTTTCGAACGAGAGAATGCGGGCATTCACAGAGAAGGCTGTGCTACTTTCTAATGCAATGTCACTGCTCGAACGCCAACGCTTTAGTGGCAAAGAAGCTGAGCGGGCAGGAATACAGGTCAGTCAAGACGGCACAAAGCGGACTGCCTTCCAGTTGTTGTCTTTTCCTGACGTCTCATTTGAACAGCTTACCGTGTTGGACTCAGAGCTGACGAGCATAAACTCGGAAATTTCTGCACAGCTAAGCAAAGACGCGCTCTACGCTAACTATCTAAAAAGGCAGGAGAAAGACGTAGCAAGGCTTAGGAAGGACGAGGGAGAGTTAATCCCTCTAGATTTTGAATACTCATCCATTGAAGGTCTTTCGAATGAATTGAAAGCAAAGCTTGAGCGAGCGCGCCCTTCGAGTTTGGCCCAGGCTGCAAAGCTAGACGGAATGACGCCTGCAGCGTTAACGCTGTTGCTTGCGATGTTGCGTAGACGACAGAAGAAGACAGCTTGATGGAGTTCAATCCGGAGCTGCTAGATGTTTCACGTGAAACATTCGATCGGCTAAACGCTTTTGTCGATCTCGTCAGGAAGTGGAACCCCAAGATTAATTTGGTGTCTTCGAGTAGTCTGGACCATATTTGGGACCGTCATATTGCGGACTCCGCGCAACTTTATGATCTAGCCCCGTCCGGAGCTGATTGGCTTGATATCGGTAGCGGAGGCGGATTTCCTGGCGTAGTGGCAGCGATAATGGACGTTGAAAGCAACGATAGGCGAAAATTCACATTTATTGAAAGCGATCAACGTAAGTGCGCATTTTTGCGAACGGCGGCTCGTGAAATGGGTCTAACAGTTGAAGTAATTTCCGAACGAATAGAAGAGGCACCTCCGGTTGACGCACCAGTTGTCTCCGCGCGGGCGTTGGGGAGCCTAAATGAACTCCTTGGCCATGCCGAACGCCACATGGCAGAGGGCGGGACCGCGCTTTTTCCCAAGGGAAAGTCTTGGCGAGAAGAGAGTGATGTTGCGCGTTTGGCGTGGTCTTATGAAGCAGAAGAGATTACTAGTAAGACGAACCCCGAAGCGGTTATTCTGCGAATTAGAGGAATAAAACGTGTCTGATTTATCACGACCTATTGGTCCGAAAA
It encodes the following:
- a CDS encoding Smr/MutS family protein, with product MRRRRLAPEEVALWQQVAERTERLNQTRSFDPDTALPAPPAPALRKAKSVIMGKPQPKLKARPNDLIPAIDDQIRKSPVAMDQKSFGKLKRGKIKPEGRIDLHGMTLDRAHPTLTRFILSAHADGKRLVLVITGKGKQRDEGGPIPVRHGVLRHQVPQWLKMPPLSSAVLQIAQAHISHGGGGAYYVYLRRQR
- the rho gene encoding transcription termination factor Rho, giving the protein MTTEIDTLNLADLKAQSPKNLLSMAEELEIENASTMRKGEMMFQILRERADEGWEISGDGVLEVLQDGFGFLRSPEANYLPGPDDIYLSPDMIRQHSLRTGDTIEGLIKAPDDTERYFALIEVTKINFEDPEKARHKVAFENLTPLYPDERMTMEVDDPTIKDRSARIIDLVSPIGKGQRALIVAPPRTGKTVLLQNIANSIEKNHPECYLIVLLIDERPEEVTDMQRSVKGEVVSSTFDEPATRHVAVSDMVIEKAKRLVEHKRDVVILLDSITRLGRAFNTVVPSSGKVLTGGVDANALQRPKRFFGAARNIEEGGSLTIIATALIDTGSRMDEVIFEEFKGTGNSEIVLDRKIADKRVFPAIDILKSGTRKEELLVDKIDLQKTFVLRRILNPMGTTDAIEFLVSKLKQTKTNSDFFDSMNT
- a CDS encoding shikimate dehydrogenase, whose product is MKDPSAAPQRIPIAGVIGCPIAQSKSPQIHRHWLKTYGIAGHYIPMHVEVCDLKTVLETLPKMGFVGANVTIPHKESVLELADLVTDRATLIGAANTLIFRKDGKLQADNTDGYGFTENLRHNAPTWDPSSGPAAVLGAGGSARAVIASLIEAGVPEILLSNRTRVRAERLKSDFGSRLKIFDWVQAGNMLDEAALVVNTTSLGMIGKSELRVPLDGLRAGTVVTDLVYAPLKTSFLETAEQMGCVTVDGLGMLLHQAVPAFERWFGRRPEVDRATRAAALR
- a CDS encoding CopD family protein; the encoded protein is MTDFLSLAYPWIKGFHIMAVISWMAGLFYLPRLLVHHTERVGLSGETHELFSMMEFKLSKVIMGPAMLATWFFGLLLVLTPGVVDWSAVWPWTKMLGVLAMSGFHIWLEGRVKSFGRGENTLSGKQYRMLNEVPTVLMIVIVLSVTVKF
- the dnaQ gene encoding DNA polymerase III subunit epsilon, encoding MREIVLDTETTGFDPNSGDRIVEIGAVELMGHMATGKTFHEYINPERGMPDEAFQVHGLGDDFLRDRPKFAAVGQAFLDFIGESKLVIHNASFDIKFLNAELKWMGLPLIPWEQAIDTLAMARKKFPGSPSSLDALCRRFNIDNASRTLHGALLDSEILAEVYLELIGGKQPDFGLSTKPQQKAGETSTQWTPRSRPMPLPERITETENAAHAEFVSKLGGDVLWLKS
- a CDS encoding Maf family protein, which produces MASQIILASGSKIRSQLLHQACVPHQVIIARVDEEMIKDAMIAESAPPRDIADALAGLKAAKVSEKNPGALVIACDQVLDFAGQMFSKPKNQTEAIAQLKTLRGNRHMLLSAAVIYEDGKPLWRHVGQVRLRMREASDDYIDDYVTRNWDSIQHAVGAYKLEEEGVRLFTSVEGDYFNVLGMPLLEILNYLTLRGDIAQ
- the secB gene encoding protein-export chaperone SecB, which gives rise to MAEAEAATPTAPQMRVLGQFIRDLSFENIMAQKGAPADVQPDVQMQINLEPKKRPAENQYETAIKLNVTSKAKDADTVLFALEIDYVGIFHIEGVPEDQMHPFLMIECPRMIFPFLRRIVSDITRDGGFPPLNLENIDFVTLYRNEVARLQAEQKGKADA
- the coaE gene encoding dephospho-CoA kinase (Dephospho-CoA kinase (CoaE) performs the final step in coenzyme A biosynthesis.) translates to MFLLGLTGSIGMGKSTAASMFADLGCAVWDADAAVHRLYAVGGGAVSQMKDAFPDAIVDDAVSRPALKEIISLNPAALKQIERIVHPLVAQDRAEFISQATTDIVVFDIPLLFETGGNIAMDATACVFVNDDVQEARVMERGTMTYDQFMSIRAKQIPAAEKCKLADYVIPTDTLEEAAREVHNIVMKIRSQLSHA
- a CDS encoding Tim44/TimA family putative adaptor protein; this translates as MNSPLIQLLVLAGIAVFLILRLKNVLGTREGFEKPPVPLSDTTRRPGPALEVIEGGPDLDITDHVDEGSDEAKALAEMKRIEPSFHVGDFLGGARGAYEMIVMGYEHGDLDEIQPFLSEPVYESFVEGVSAREDQGLTIEANFIGVREMSLANATLDPKTNEAEITIRFVAELNSAVRDEGGDIIEGSLTEIKKQKDTWAFARIMGSDDPNWLLVSTDG
- a CDS encoding FxsA family protein gives rise to the protein MWLLIAFIAVPVIEIALFIQVGGFIGLFPTLLIVVFTAMLGAYLVRSQGLMAMSEVRSSISDMRDPTESLMSGAMILFAGALLLTPGFFTDAVGFSLLVPQIRQALYHAIRARVKIQSFGQNAGAQPRGPGQRAKDGDVIEGDYVEIPEEDDAPKGPSGWTKH
- the mltA gene encoding murein transglycosylase A, whose protein sequence is MAGPSAADVRYDILSFEDLEGWVDDDHAAALAVFLSTCRDMKDPDWRALCSYADANPDPRSFFELLFRPVLIDDGSEAMFTGYFEPELDGALSRSSRYQYPIYKMPNEALSSSPWLTRRDILESGVMAGRGLEIAWVDDPVELFFLQIQGSGRVRLPNGGGLRVGYRGSNGHNYRSIGVELVRRGIYDAHQVSAEVIKNWVRRNPEEGRELLLHNNSYVFFREVSQVPADKGPLGAMNRSVTTMRTVAVDPAFVPLGAPVWIEKEGKKPLRRLMVAQDTGSAIKGSQRADVFFGTGDKAGRAAGELRDAGRMIVLMPIQRAYALLPEPAI